Within Leptospira sp. WS39.C2, the genomic segment CGAATAAAAAAATCAAACTCACACTTTCCAAGTTTGAAACAATTACTAATAAATGCAGGTTAATTGTTTGTGCTAATGGTGAGTTCGCTGGTGGTGGAATGTGGTTTGCTCCAAAAGCAAAGTTAGATGATGGAAAAATGGATTTTTTGGCAATACAAGATGTTTCTGTCTTTGAAACCCTTAGAAAATTTGGGAATCTTTACCAAGGCAAATTGTCTGATGATGCAAAAGTAATATCAAAACAAATCACTGAACTCACTGCTGATTCAGATGAAGATGTATTTATTGATGTAGACGGAGAAAATATGGGACAACTTCCGGCACAGTTTAAAGTCCTTTCTAAAGTTTTGCCGATTAAATGTTAATATTATGAAACAGAAGACAAAACTAGAAAACTCGAGATTAGACCATCTAAAAAAAGAATACGATGTGCTCATCATAGGTGGTGGGATAACGGGTGCGAATGTATTATGGGATGCTACTTTACGAGGATACAACTGTCTTCTTGTAGAAAAAAATGATTATGCTTCAGGAACTAGCCAAGCTACATCCAAACTCATTCACGGTGGACTTCGGTATTTAAAAAATTTTGAATTTGGTTTGGTAAGAGAATCATTATCGGAAAGAAGGTATCTGGCAAAAATCTCTCCACATGCCGTTCGACCCATGGGTTTTATCATTCCCATTCGATCCCTATTCCAAAGGATCCAACTCTTTTTAGGTATGGAATTGTACAATTTGTTATCGTTTGATAGAAATAACGAGATTGATCCTGACGTTCAACTTCCTAAATACCGCTGGAATTCCCTTTCAGAAACAATTTATAAAGTCATTGGCTTAGGAAGAAAATCACTCAAAGGAAGTTTTCAATACTACGATTATGCCAATCCTAATCCAGAGAAACATACTACTGAATTTATTTTATCAGCAAAAGAAAAAGGTGCTCACGCATTTAATTATTTAGCAGTCACAACCTTGAAAAAACAAAATAGCGGTGGTTATACGATAGGATTAACCGATCAAATTACCGGCAAAAAAGTTTTAATATCTGCTAATGTGGTGGTTAACTCTGCTGGCCCTTGGGCTGATGTGATCGAGTCAATGGCTGGAATTTCTGCTGAAAAAAAATTAGTCCGTTCAAAAGGGATTCATGCAGTTGTTCGCAATATTTGTGGGAATGAATGTGTTGTCTTATCTAAAAGGGATGGATCCCATTTATTTGTAATTCCTTGGAGAGGGAAAACAATAATTGGTACCACTGATACCGCTTATGAAGATGATCCAGATAAATTTAAAGTCAAACAATCAGAAATTATTGATTTGATTGATGAAGTAAACTATAGTTTTGGTTTCGCAAAGCTAACGTTAAAGGACGTTGACTATTATTATGGTGGATTACGACCACTAGTAGAAGATCCTGGTAGTACAGAAGGTACCTACTCAGCATCAAGGAAATCAGAAATTTTTCACTATGAAAAAGAAGGATTCCCTGGATTTTTCTCAGCCTTAGGTGGTAAATACACAACAAGTAGAGCAGTTGCAGAAAGTTTAGTAAATGCTATCGATATATTTGTAAGAGGGAATGAAACTTTATGTGTCACCAAGTTTACTCCGTTACTTGGAGGCAGGTATCAAAATCTCAAAGAGTTGGTGAATGAAATTCAATTTAAATTTCCACACGTCCCTGGTGTCAAAATTGAAACATTAGTGAGACGGTATGGAAGTACAACTTGGAGGATATTACAAGGGAAGGGTTTGGATACTTATCGAATCCCGAATGGGGAACTGTATTATGAAGATGAAGTTGAATATGTTGTATTACATGAGGACATCCAACACCTAACTGATTTTTATTTCAGACGATCTGGGGTTGGAACTGTGGGAAAATTGGAAACAGCAGAACGAATTCGATTAGAGAAAAAAATTGCAAAACTACTTGGATGGAACATTGACCGTCTCAAAGAAGAAAGTAAAAAAGTTGATGAACGATATATGTGGTATGTAGACTAAATGCCGAGGATAACAATTGATATTCCAGAAAATCTGGTATTTGAAACTTCTTTAAGTGTTCGAATTTCCGATATCAACTTTGCAGGTCACTTGGCTCATGATGCAATTTTAACATTAACACATGAATGTAGAGCCAGATTCTTTCACTCACATAGTTGGACAGAAATCAATGTAGAAGGGAAGGGGATTGTGGTTTCAGACGTGGCGATAGTATACAAATCAGAAGCGTTTTTCCCAGACGATTTAAAAATCCAAATGTATGTAGATCAGATTTCCAAAAAATCATTTGATTTGGTTTATGTGATCACTCACAAAAATGACGGGAAGGAAATTGCTCGTGCAAAAACAGCGATTGTGTTTTTTGATTATACCTTAAGAAAGGCGTGTCCAATACCAGACGTGTTTTTAAACGTGATTTCTAAAAATCCAAATTGA encodes:
- a CDS encoding glycerol-3-phosphate dehydrogenase/oxidase; protein product: MKQKTKLENSRLDHLKKEYDVLIIGGGITGANVLWDATLRGYNCLLVEKNDYASGTSQATSKLIHGGLRYLKNFEFGLVRESLSERRYLAKISPHAVRPMGFIIPIRSLFQRIQLFLGMELYNLLSFDRNNEIDPDVQLPKYRWNSLSETIYKVIGLGRKSLKGSFQYYDYANPNPEKHTTEFILSAKEKGAHAFNYLAVTTLKKQNSGGYTIGLTDQITGKKVLISANVVVNSAGPWADVIESMAGISAEKKLVRSKGIHAVVRNICGNECVVLSKRDGSHLFVIPWRGKTIIGTTDTAYEDDPDKFKVKQSEIIDLIDEVNYSFGFAKLTLKDVDYYYGGLRPLVEDPGSTEGTYSASRKSEIFHYEKEGFPGFFSALGGKYTTSRAVAESLVNAIDIFVRGNETLCVTKFTPLLGGRYQNLKELVNEIQFKFPHVPGVKIETLVRRYGSTTWRILQGKGLDTYRIPNGELYYEDEVEYVVLHEDIQHLTDFYFRRSGVGTVGKLETAERIRLEKKIAKLLGWNIDRLKEESKKVDERYMWYVD
- a CDS encoding acyl-CoA thioesterase, with protein sequence MPRITIDIPENLVFETSLSVRISDINFAGHLAHDAILTLTHECRARFFHSHSWTEINVEGKGIVVSDVAIVYKSEAFFPDDLKIQMYVDQISKKSFDLVYVITHKNDGKEIARAKTAIVFFDYTLRKACPIPDVFLNVISKNPN